In Salmo trutta chromosome 24, fSalTru1.1, whole genome shotgun sequence, the DNA window AAAAAAGtttgatttcacctaattttaacattctgtcataaaaagCATGTGTTAaacttaataaaaaaaacatgttttccatctcaagaggttaaataaaaaaatgactatATTAAGTgccagggttgaccgtaacagatTTCATCTTAACTCAGCCATACATCCCCCTGTGCCGGGGGAAtagaagcttgttgtgtgcaataGGGATGAGcattagaataaaaaaaatgataGAAATAGGTAAATAGTTCAAACTATTTtggcctgtctatctatgggtaacagggttgatatGTTCCGCTTGACCCACTCAGTATTCCAACAGTAAACACCAGCAAATGGACAgcaagagtagaaccagctcacctgcttttacactatgattagACTATTCAGTGTTGCTTTTGAAAAgaatatttaaaaaggaatagtttcaccttattcaaacgagagttcagttcacgtaacagggttgaacttaaaatgagggacagactaATCAGACTATTAAATGAATccctaatcacatgaaataaaaaataatactcAGAAATAACTTtgtcaaagtaaaaaaataactagggctttacaatgaaatTTGGGGGTTAAGTAGATTAAAATaatttattcatattaaaaatATGATTTATTGAATTCCTacattaaagggcacttcattgaatataacaggcttttaaaaaatTCCATATTGGTGCACAATTAATACTTCaaaaaatatcaaagggacgcaaaagggACTAATTTCACGGAACGACCCAAATACTGATTCTCTATCAAACCTCATGTTTACTGCTAGGCTGTATTCATATCATACAGGTTCAGGAGATGATTCAGATTAATACAAAGATATACCGTAAGTAAATGTAAAGAGAGGGtttgaaagagagagggtgagtgactactgaaatggagagagagaatgaaagggagggaaagacaaagacggagaggaagagagagagagcgagagagtgagtagagagagaaaggtggacaGATCCAGTCAGAACAGAAGTCATGTGACTCACCAAGACATGCCCCGTCCATCTCTTCATAGCCCAGGCTACAGACACACTTCCCCAAAGGCACCAGCCAGTCACCGTCGGCGCCGCAGTACAGTTTGGGAGTGTCCCTCTCCTCGGCATGCTCCACACACGCCCCCCTGACCTCCACCAGGGAGGAGGAATCGACCCGGGGCACGGTGTCAGGGAAGGAGGCCAGGTTCCTCAGGGTGAAGGGACACTTCTTATAGTACACCCTGACTGAGACCAGGGCGATGCACGCCCCAATGTCCTGGAACGCCAGGTAGAAACCCTTCCTGGAGATAGGACCCACTTCCCGTACCTATAGAAAACATTGTGGATCAATAAAGTTAATTGAATTGAACTTTATTAAATGGATGTTCACATGTATTTTGCAACAACATGTCCCTAGTATGCAGTGCCTAAACAATTGCCCCTTGTGGGATAAATCAAAGAACATGGGCAGCATTcggtttctgctctcttgccaactccttatggaattaCCATGCCAAAAAATAGGAGTCGGCAAGagggcagaaacagactggcacccaggcaaTAAGTCAAATATTATTGAATTGAGTTAATTGAGGTGATGGACCTCAGTGTTGAGCTTGAGGATGCGGTCTCCCAGGTCCATCTGGGTGAAGCTCTCGTCGGCTGCGATGGTGTCAATCTTGGTGTACTGGGTGGGTTTGAACTTGACCCCGTGGGACTCGTCTGTCTCATAGTAGAAGAGGTTGAAGGTCTCCTTGCAGGTCCCAGATACCCAGGGGATGGAGTTACAGTCTCTCAGAGTGAACCGCAGCTCCACGTACACCTtgcaaaaataataaacaaagtAAAGTAGCTAATGTTTTATTCAAAGCAACTTACAGGAAatgcagttggttaatatgtggCCCATGTGGGAATTGAACCTGCAACCCAGGTGTTACCAGCACCATGTTCCAACCCATTCTCAGAACCACTACACACCTTCTGTGCGGCTTGGCGGAAGATCCAATTGGAGCGTAGCCAGTTGTTCTGGTTGGGTTCCATCACGTGACACACCTGGAAGGTATGGATGGGACGGTTGTGTTCATCCATCTCTGTTATAGCATcccactggagaggagaggaggaggggaggaggagagaggagaggaggaagaaaacAAAAAAGGACTGTTAGTGAGCTGCTAAAGTACTCAAAGCTAtagatacactatacactatatacaaaagcatgtggagaccccttcaaatcagtggatttggctatttcagccaaaccctttgctgacaggtgtataaaatcgagcaccaAGCTATACAATAtatatagacaaacattggcagtagaatggcctcattgaagagcacagtgactttcaacgtggcaccgtcataggatgccacctttacaacaagtcagttcgtcaaatttctgccctgctagagctgcccctgtcaactgtaagtgctgttactacacagtcgtgaagtggtaggccccacaagctcacagaacataATGGTctcgggctgtttttcatggtttgggctaggccccttagttccagtgaaaggaaaccttaacgctacagcatacaatgccattctagatgattctgggGGGGAAGGCCCTATCCTGTTTCAAAataacaatgcccctgtgcacaaagcgaggaccatacagaaatggtttgtcaacatcggtgtgaaagaacttgattggcctgcacaaagccctaacctcaacccaatggaacacctttgggatgaattcgGAACGCTGACAGCGAGCCAGgccaaatcgcccaacatcaatgcccgacctcactaattctcttgtggctgaatggaagcaagtccccgcagcaatgttccaacatctagtggaaagccttcccagaagagtggaggctgttatagcatcaaaggggggaccaactccatattaatgctcatgattttggaatgagatttttgaCGAGAAGATGTCCACACACTGTTGTCATCTAGTGTATATCGCTAAAAGCAGTCCAACATTACAAAATaaaagagagaggaacaggaCCGTTACTAAACAGTTCAAACCTCACTTGAACCCATCACTAACCACCTGTACCCCACCTCTGTGACTCCCAGGTCAAGTGACAAGGGTGACAGCCCTGTAAGTGCTTCATGAGGTCAGCAGGTCACCTGCCTCTGTGTTGTTGGAATAGAAGTCTATTGGAGGTGTTTAGGCCCGACCTCTGGCTCTACCCTCTATTAcactgacacgcacacacagagaggttgtgtgtgtgtgacagctgtAGAGTGACCATGGACCATCTAACACCAAGCTCCCAGAATCAAATTACCTGCTgaggaaaatggttttaaatcaGCTCAACAACAACACAATAGCTGCCATCCAGTCAAGACACATCAATCAACAATATGACTCTGACCTCTGAATGTACTTTGACCTCCACATACCCTTTGTCCTTGGGCAGTTCATCTTACTCAAAAGTGTTGCATTAAAATAAGTAGTATTTGCAAGGAAAAGATAGTATATTGTCACTCCCAGCCCTGTCTCCTCAACCAACAAAATCCACAAAAGTGTCTAATGTCTAATAAATTAAAAACACAACAGTACCAAGTATAGAAGaacccccctccttctctccccaactcactcactctgtcaccccacctctcttctccctttcctttccaactCTCCACatctttcctccctcccctcctctgatGTTTCTACCAGTCTAATTAATAAGTGGGAAGAACAGAAGCTCTTTATTAGCAAACAGACTATGGAAAGTTGGGGAAAGAAGATGCTAATTTGAGAGAATTATTTCAGTGATAATAAGTAGTTTTGTACTTATCTAAACACTACCTACGAACAGGAGAACCGTAATCACGTCCTAATGTTTAGTTATACAGACTCATTATCCTTTTAACGACATGTTTTAATTCAATCTAAAAGACAACACATTTTAATCTATTTCTCCCTCAAGGCTTCACAGTAATAATAATGTAATTAAAACAAATTGATTTTGATTAAGTATTATATTGCCTAATATTGTTCATGTGGTATTGTTTTGCAGTGAATTCTGAAAGGATCCCAACACAACTCTCTCGGTTTGTGTCAGCCAGATTGTACATACAGGTGTCAAAATATCAAATATTATTTCACAACTAGAATTACACCAGTGATACAAATGGACTGACATGTCTTCGCACTTAACCCATCTAAATGTGCTAAATCAAATAAAGAGATAGTCAGTAAGCATAAAAGCTGTGACACACTTCTTGATCATGCATTGGACTGTTCCTACACTGCCACAGTCAGGTATGAAAATGCTTTATATCCTGGCCAGTTGTACAGTGGGTGATCATTACAACACCCGAACAGGTAcagtagctacagtgccttcagaaagtattcataccccttgacttattccacaatttgttgtgttacagcctgaattcgaaaGGGATTCAATACATGTTTTCCTCAcaatgagaaagtgaaaacatgtttttagacttttttcacatttattgaaaatctaaaacagaaatatctaatttacatacagtaccagtcaaaagtttggacacacctactcattccagggtttttctttatttgtattattttctacattgtagaataatagtgaaggcatcaaaactatgaaataacacatactgtatggaataatgtagtaactcaaaaagtgttaaacaaatatatatttttcaaagtagccacccttttccttgatgacagctttgcacactcttggcattctctcaaccagcttcatgaggtagtcacctggaatgcatttcaattatcaggtgtgccttgttaaaagttaattagtggaatttctttgcttcagttgtgttgtgacaaggtaggggtggtatacagaagatagccctatttggtaaaaaaaacaagtccatattatggcaagaacagctcaaataagcaaagagaaacaacattccatcattactttaagacatgaaggtcagtcaatatggaatatttcaagaactttgaaagttccttcaagtgcagtcgtaaaaacgatcaaacgctatgatgaaactgaatctcatgaggaccgccacaggaaaggaagatccagagttacctctgctgcagaggataagttcattagagttaccagcctcagaaattgcagcccaaataaatgctttacagagttcaagtaacagacacatctcaacataaactgttcagaggacacggcgtgaatcaggccttcatggtcgattgctgcaaagaaaccactactaaaggacaccaataagaagaagagacttgattgggccaacgagcaatggacattagactagtggaaatctgtcctttggtatgatgagtccaaattttagatttgtgggtgtagcgaagcatttctctacacccgcaataacatctgctaaacacgtgtatgtgaccaataacatctgctaaacacgtgtatgtgaccaataacatctgctaaacaagtgtatgtgaccaataacatctgctaaacacgtgtatgtcaccaataacatctgttaaacacgtgtatgtgaccaataacatctgctaaacacgtgtatatgaccaataacatctgttaaacacgtgtatgtgaccaataacatctgctaaccatgtgtatgtgaccaataacatctgctaaacacgtgtatgtgaccaataacatctgttaaacacgtgtatgtgaccaataacatctgttaaacacgtgtatgtgaccaataacacttgatttgatttgactgggtgtattgatataccatccaaagtgtaattaataacttcatcatgctcaaaggaatattcaatgtctactttttaatttttacccatctactgtaccaataggttcccttctttgcgaggcaaaaactctctggtctttgtggttgaatatgtgtttaacattcactgctcgactgtaggaacttatagataattgtatgtgtggggtacagagatgaggtagtcattcacaaatcatgttaaacattgtTATTGCACAAAgagggagtccatgcaacttattatgtggcttgttaagcacatttttactcctgaacatatttaggcttgtcataacaaagggtttgaatacttactgactcaagatatttcagcgtTTGATTTTTTATAACAAAATGTCTAAAATctgaatttaatccattttaaattcaagctgtaacacaacaaaatgtggtaaaaagtcaaggggtctgaatactttgtgaaggtACTGTAAATGTAGGTGTAACCTTATCAGTAGAGACCTGTATCAGCAGCCTACTTCATAAGGCCTCCTCATCCCACAAAGGTATCTCTTTAAAGACTTACATAAACTCCCTCTCTCCAGCTTAGAGAAACTAAAGGAGCTTGAGAGAGTTAGTCTCTGTAAGGCCAGAGATAGACACCCTGGGGTGGTCTTAGAATAGGGCTCTCTACAGagacaccagtgtgtgtgtgtgtgtgtgtgtgtgtgtgtgtgtgtgtgtgtgtgtgtgtgtgtgtgtgtgtctgtgtgtgtgtgtgtgtgtgtgtgtgtgtgtgactggttacACATTGATGGGGGATAGTGTGACAGGGACCGAATGATGCTGaggcctgtggtggtggtgtacgtgagtgtgtgtgtgcttcatcctgtctgtcctctgggtGGTACCCCTGCCATCTCTCAGTCACCCCAAAGCTGAGATGAAGGAAGCATCAGGTCCCAGTGGCCCCTGCACAGCCCTCTATGGGGCCCCTGTCTCTCATAGCAGAGCCCTTCCACACATAGAGCTTTGCTCTAAGAGGTCCTATGTGGCCCTCCACACTCAACCCTGACACCTCAGAGACTCAGTTCAGTATCTCAACACTGTGACTGGACCCAGTCAGGGGGGGAATGTTCACTTGAAACTT includes these proteins:
- the LOC115161067 gene encoding ephrin type-A receptor 6-like isoform X2; the protein is MTLGEKLCLVFLFFRILFTPTSHGNQVVLLDTTSVLGELGWNTYPMNGWDAITEMDEHNRPIHTFQVCHVMEPNQNNWLRSNWIFRQAAQKVYVELRFTLRDCNSIPWVSGTCKETFNLFYYETDESHGVKFKPTQYTKIDTIAADESFTQMDLGDRILKLNTEVREVGPISRKGFYLAFQDIGACIALVSVRVYYKKCPFTLRNLASFPDTVPRVDSSSLVEVRGACVEHAEERDTPKLYCGADGDWLVPLGKCVCSLGYEEMDGACLGKPSSCSSRRPPPVFQMLLTKLPSISLVDALPWDARAGVAPKWLKNALMP
- the LOC115161067 gene encoding ephrin type-A receptor 6-like isoform X3 — translated: MTLGEKLCLVFLFFRILFTPTSHGNQVVLLDTTSVLGELGWNTYPMNGWDAITEMDEHNRPIHTFQVCHVMEPNQNNWLRSNWIFRQAAQKVYVELRFTLRDCNSIPWVSGTCKETFNLFYYETDESHGVKFKPTQYTKIDTIAADESFTQMDLGDRILKLNTEVREVGPISRKGFYLAFQDIGACIALVSVRVYYKKCPFTLRNLASFPDTVPRVDSSSLVEVRGACVEHAEERDTPKLYCGADGDWLVPLGKCVCSLGYEEMDGACLGSSRW
- the LOC115161067 gene encoding ephrin type-A receptor 6-like isoform X1, whose translation is MTLGEKLCLVFLFFRILFTPTSHGNQVVLLDTTSVLGELGWNTYPMNGWDAITEMDEHNRPIHTFQVCHVMEPNQNNWLRSNWIFRQAAQKVYVELRFTLRDCNSIPWVSGTCKETFNLFYYETDESHGVKFKPTQYTKIDTIAADESFTQMDLGDRILKLNTEVREVGPISRKGFYLAFQDIGACIALVSVRVYYKKCPFTLRNLASFPDTVPRVDSSSLVEVRGACVEHAEERDTPKLYCGADGDWLVPLGKCVCSLGYEEMDGACLACRPGFYKAFAGNIKCSKCPPHSFSYGEGAAVCHCEKAFYRAARDPPTMACTREFHQSISQSINQAISLLSKQP